From a region of the Thiorhodovibrio winogradskyi genome:
- a CDS encoding Na(+)-translocating NADH-quinone reductase subunit C: protein MPAEALLSRLRSGLRSGLGAIFARPNDDPIKTVAVALVLCLACSVVVSATAVGLRPLQERNASLALKREILRVAGIEAAGAEIERAFAAIEVRLVDLASGDYVAHPDPMSYSYRDAANDPLASLALGEEDIAGIRRRPDKMPVYLVREDSTDAAGQSDAAGQIETVILPVYGYGLWSTMHGLVALHPDGRRAKALTFYEQRETAGLGGEVANPGWQAKWEDKTLIGPEGEPVIRVAKGPVDPTAADAHKRVDGLSGATLTTNGVTYLMQFWLGEQGFGPYLEKLRADNSAANNSASVSENSEG from the coding sequence ATGCCCGCTGAAGCTCTGCTGTCACGCCTGCGCTCTGGACTGCGCTCAGGCCTGGGCGCCATCTTCGCGCGGCCGAACGATGATCCGATCAAAACCGTCGCGGTGGCCCTGGTGCTCTGCCTGGCCTGCTCGGTGGTGGTTTCGGCCACCGCCGTGGGTCTGCGTCCGCTGCAAGAGCGCAATGCCAGCCTGGCGCTGAAGCGTGAGATCCTGCGTGTCGCCGGCATCGAGGCCGCCGGGGCGGAGATCGAGCGCGCCTTCGCCGCCATCGAGGTGCGCTTGGTTGATCTCGCGAGTGGCGACTATGTCGCGCATCCCGATCCCATGAGCTATTCCTACCGTGACGCGGCCAATGATCCGCTCGCCAGTCTGGCGCTGGGCGAAGAGGACATCGCTGGCATCCGCCGTCGGCCAGACAAGATGCCGGTTTACCTGGTGCGGGAGGATTCCACCGACGCAGCTGGCCAATCAGACGCGGCCGGCCAGATCGAAACAGTCATCCTGCCCGTCTATGGCTATGGCCTGTGGTCGACCATGCATGGCCTGGTCGCGTTGCATCCAGATGGGCGCCGGGCGAAAGCACTCACCTTCTACGAGCAACGCGAGACCGCCGGCCTTGGCGGCGAGGTGGCCAATCCCGGCTGGCAGGCGAAGTGGGAGGACAAGACCCTGATCGGCCCGGAAGGTGAGCCAGTCATTCGCGTGGCCAAGGGGCCAGTCGATCCAACCGCGGCCGACGCGCACAAGCGCGTCGATGGCCTCTCGGGGGCCACCCTCACCACCAATGGCGTCACCTACCTGATGCAATTCTGGCTCGGGGAGCAGGGTTTCGGGCCCTATCTCGAGAAGCTGCGCGCCGACAACAGCGCCGCTAACAATTCGGCCAGCGTCAGCGAGAACTCGGAGGGCTAA
- a CDS encoding NADH:ubiquinone reductase (Na(+)-transporting) subunit B: protein MKPISHGLRKFFDRHERHFLRGGRFEKFGALYEMVDTFLFTPATVTAHAPHIRDAIDLKRVMIFVWLAVLPCVLFGMVNVGFQANSAMAAMGITEVEGWRGLLIGWLGAGGYDPGNIWDNFWHGAAYFLPIYIVTMAAGGFWEVLFAMVRNHEVNEGFFVSSILFALTLPPTIPLWQVALGISFGIVIGKEVFGGTGKNFLNPALVGRAFLFFAYPAQISGDAVWTAVDGFSGATPLMLAASGGVEAITAAGISWWQAFLGTIQGAVGSTSTLMILIGAGFLLFTRVASWRIMAGVLLGLVVTTLVFNLFPSETNPAMAVPWYWHLVLGGFAFGMVYMATDPVSASMTETGKWIYGALIGAMTAMIRVLNPAYPEGIMLAILFGNLFAPLIDWFVVQANVRRRAKRHAR, encoded by the coding sequence ATGAAGCCGATCAGCCACGGACTGCGCAAGTTCTTCGACCGCCACGAGCGGCACTTCCTGCGCGGCGGGCGCTTTGAGAAATTCGGCGCCCTCTACGAGATGGTGGACACCTTTTTGTTCACTCCCGCGACTGTCACCGCCCATGCGCCGCACATCCGCGATGCCATTGATCTCAAGCGGGTGATGATTTTCGTCTGGCTCGCGGTGCTGCCCTGCGTGCTCTTTGGCATGGTGAATGTCGGTTTCCAGGCCAACAGCGCCATGGCGGCCATGGGCATCACCGAGGTCGAGGGCTGGCGCGGCCTGCTGATCGGCTGGCTTGGCGCTGGTGGTTATGATCCCGGCAATATCTGGGACAACTTTTGGCATGGCGCGGCCTATTTCCTGCCCATTTACATCGTCACCATGGCCGCCGGCGGCTTCTGGGAAGTGCTTTTCGCCATGGTGCGCAACCATGAGGTGAACGAGGGCTTCTTTGTCAGCTCCATTCTGTTCGCGCTCACCCTGCCGCCGACCATTCCGCTGTGGCAGGTCGCGCTCGGCATCTCCTTCGGCATTGTCATCGGCAAGGAGGTGTTCGGCGGGACCGGCAAGAATTTTCTCAATCCCGCGCTGGTCGGCCGAGCCTTTTTGTTCTTCGCCTACCCGGCGCAGATCTCCGGCGACGCGGTTTGGACAGCCGTTGATGGCTTCAGCGGCGCCACGCCCCTAATGCTGGCCGCGAGCGGCGGGGTGGAGGCCATCACCGCCGCCGGCATTAGTTGGTGGCAAGCCTTCCTGGGCACCATTCAGGGCGCCGTTGGCAGCACCTCGACCCTGATGATTTTGATCGGCGCCGGCTTTTTGCTCTTCACCCGGGTCGCCTCCTGGCGCATCATGGCCGGGGTGCTGCTCGGGCTGGTGGTCACCACACTGGTGTTCAATCTCTTCCCAAGTGAGACCAATCCAGCCATGGCGGTGCCTTGGTACTGGCATTTGGTGCTCGGTGGCTTTGCCTTCGGCATGGTCTATATGGCGACCGATCCGGTGTCGGCCTCCATGACCGAGACCGGCAAGTGGATCTACGGCGCCCTGATCGGCGCCATGACCGCCATGATTCGGGTGCTCAATCCCGCCTATCCGGAGGGCATCATGCTGGCGATTCTGTTCGGCAACCTGTTCGCGCCGCTGATCGATTGGTTCGTGGTGCAGGCGAATGTGCGCAGGAGGGCGAAGCGTCATGCCCGCTGA